The genomic region GAGGCCTCCGCGAACGCCAGTGCCTCGACGGTGCACTCCACATCGGGTACCAACCGGTGCATCAGGGCGGACAGTTCAGCCAGCGCCTGCCGCTCGGATTGTCCTGGCAGCACCCGCCGGTCCACCCGCAGAATGCACGAGCTGGCAACGATATTGGGCGCGGTGCCGCCACGGATCACGCCGACATTGCAGGTCGGACTGCCCAGCAGCGGATGCGGCGTGCCGCCGAAGTCGGCTTGGTGCAGTGCACTTGCCAGCCGCGCCGCGTCGGCGACCGCAGACCGGCCCACAGCCGGATCGCTGCCGTGCGCGGCACGACCGGTCACGGTGATCTCAGCCAGTAGCACACCCCGCTCGGCGACACAGACCCGAAGCTCGCTGGGTTCCGGCACGATCGCGGCATCTGCGGCTATTCGGTCGGCCCTCATCAGAGCCTCGGTACCCCAGCGACCGCCCGTCTCCTCATCGGCCACGAGGTGAAACACCACATCGCACCGCGGTGGCTCGCCTGCGTCGAAGCAGGCCCGCATACCCTCGATGGCCGCGGCGATACCGCCCTTCATATCGCAGGCTCCGCGCCCGTATAGGAGGCCGCCGCGAAGCACACCGCCGAACGGCGGCAGCGTCCAGTCGTCCTCGACCACGGGGACGACGTCGAGGTGGCCGTTGATCAGCAGTACCGGCCGGCGCCCCTCCGCTGGGCGGCCGGCGCCCGCGACCGTTGCCAACACCGATGTGCGCCCTGGCGCCGGCTCGAAGACCTCGGTGCGAGCGCCGAGGCCGGCCAGCACGTCGGCGAGCAACGGAACGATCGCCGTCTCATCCCCTGGCGGGTTTCGGGTGTCGCACCGCACCATCGCGGCGGTCAACTCGGCGCAGCGCGACTCGTCCACGGCCGACGCCGCCGCGCACGCGGTCGTCACAGGTAGCCCGCCACGTCATCGAGGAAACCGAGAGGTCCGATGCCCACCAGGAACTCTCGCAGTGCCGGCCGATGAGTGAACAGCTCGGCGAACTGTCCGCGCGCGCCGTCGCGGTCGCCGCTGCGAGCCATCAGCACGGCCCTCCAGAACTGTGCCTCTCGATTGTCGGGACCGAGTAGATCAGCGGCATCCGAGAGACTGGACAGCTTGTCGTGCAGCGTGTCCGGTGCGACGTTCCGATAGGGACCGATCATCAGATCCTGCGCGAAGATGACGTCGCCGATGACGTCGAACGCCCGCTGCCGGGGCAGCAGGCGGGCCAACTCGGCCACCGGGTCGGCGTGATCGTCCACCCGGATGTCGACCAGAACGTGCTGCCACGGGCGCTCGGAGCGTTGGGCGCCGAACACGGTGAGCACCGCCGACTGGGAACCCCTGATGTCTCCACCGGCGGCCTCGGCGGCCGCCATCGCAGCCAGGATCCGTTCCGCCAGTTCACCTTTGGAGTCCGCATAGGCGGACAACATGTCGTGGTACACCTGCGGACAGGCCAACATGTTGCCCTGCACCGCAACCCCGTCGCCGACCAGACCGCCCGCCGCGGGCGCGCACCGCTCGCCGGTGTACGACACCGCCAACCCCGTTGCGTCCACGACACCCAGTTGCCGGTAGGCGCTGAGCGGGTCAGCCGCCGTCACCGCGTCGACAGCCTCCTGCGCCGACGAGCCAGATCGCATGGCGTCGACTGCGTGTGGCCCGTAGTCGACGTTAACGAACGCCTGGGTCGCGACGACTCCCACGCCGGTCTCTCCCCAGCCGACCAGCCGGCCCACACCGAAGAAGTGAGACTGCGAGCCGATGCCGAGTTCGCCGGTCGAGGGGTCGCGGGCGACAATCGAGTACGTCACGGGTTCACCTGTCTTCTGCTGCGGTGTGTTGGTTGATCAGCTCGGCGACACGCGCTGGCGCCTCGACCATCGGTAGATGCCCGATACCGTCGAGGACCACTGGGACACCTCCCGTGGCAGCCGCGATCTCCTCGGTCATCTCCGGCGGACACGTCGGGTCCGCCGTGCCGCCGACCCCGAGCACCGGTGCCTGCACCCGGCTCGCCAGATGGCGGATGTCCGCCGCGAACGCGGCCCGCAGTATCGCGGCAACGGTGGGTTCTGGGCGGCCACCCGCGGCGCTGATCGTCTCGTCCAGGCTCGGTGCGCCGCGGTACGCGGGCCCAACGACCTTGGGCACCAGGTCCGCGAAGTACCGCTGCGAACCAGCCGCTGCCAGCTCGGCGACCATCTGCTCGATCGCGGCCTGCGGCACGCCTGTGCCGAGCGTCGAACCGAAGGTAGTCACGCTGTGCACTCGTTGCGGGTGTAATGCCGCCAGCGCCAGTGAGATCGAACCGCCCAGCGAGCCGCCCACCAGGTGCACGGTGTCGAGCCCAAGGGTGTCCAGCACGGCGAGCACGTCTGGTACGTAGCCCTCCTCGATGGTGAATGGGCCGCGCAGACCGGACCGACCGTGCCCACGCAGATCTAGTGCGACAACCGGTAGGTCCAGCGCAGGCATCACCTGACGCCAGACCACGCCCGCGGTGTTGATGGGGTGCACGAGTACCACCGCGGTGCGCCCGGCATTCCCACCCGAGTGGGTGACGGCCAGCGGCCCGGACGGACCGGGAACCGTTCGGGACTCGAACACGGCGGTCATTCGGTGGCGTACTTCAGCGCATCCGCGGCGGCGGCCTCGCTGACGTGCATGTGCCAGATCCGCCAGTCCGGCGAGCCCTCGCCGTCGTCACGGCGGTAGAACTCGGTGTTGCGGAACCTCACCACACCGGAGCTCTCCAGCACACCGGAGGGTGCGGGAAGCATGATCTCGCACTCCCCCTCCGACGTGAGGAGCGCGACGTCGCCGAACACCTGCACGACCGGTGCTGCGGTGTCACCGATGCGGCTGATCCTTGCCCCAATACCGTTGAGGTTGCGCCACAACCGCGCCTTGTCCAGGGCACCGTGATAGGTGAATCCGTTGAGGTTGAACTGGAGATAGGTGTCATCGCCCGACGGGAAGAAACCGAGCATCGACTCGGCGACGAGGTCCACGTTGGCGGCCAGCCAGGCGTTGTGCACAGCGAGTATCGCGGCGGAATCCGACTCAGTCATATTGGTTCTCTCTGCGTGAGTAAGGAATTGGACAGAATTGAAGCGACAGCGGCCAAAGACTCCCGGCCTGATGCCTCCACGATCGGCACGACGATCACCTTGTCGGCGCCCGCGTCGAAGAGGCGGCTGAACGCCGCGGCCGCCTGCTGCGGCGTGCCGGTCACCGAGAGTGCGTCCACCCAGTGCTCGGGCATCTCGGCGAGCACCACCTCAGCCCCGCCGCGAGACAGCATGTCGGAGAGCTGATCGTTACCGCCGATCGAACCGAGCAGCGGATTGGGCCCCGACGCGGCCAGATAGAACGCCAGCGCGGGTTTGATCTGTTCACGTGCGGCCGTGGCCTCGGCAGGGTCGCGAGTAACGTTGATAGCGCACAGCACAACGACTTCGGGCCTCTCCTGACGACCCGCCTCGGCGGCGGCCGCGTCGAGTTTGGCGCGCGTCGCAGCGACGTACTCGGGGGTGGCCAGCACGCTCACCACCAACCCGTCGGCCAGCGCCCCGGTGAGCGCGATGCCCTTGTCGCCGAGCACACCGGTGTAGATCGGCACCCTTTCGGCCGGGGGGTGGGTGAGGGTCACCTCCGCGAAGGAGTGCACGTTGCCCTCCGCGCTCACCGTCTTGCCATCGAGCAGTGCGCGCAACCCCGTCAGCGTCTCGCGCAGCGCGCTCATTGGCGACCGCACCGTCAATGCCATCTGCGCGGTCCAGGCCGGCACACCGTGTCCGACGCCGGGTGCGAAGCGGCCGGGGAAGGCCCGAGCCAGCGTGGCGACCTCCATGCCGAGCAGCGCGGGGTGCCGCACCATGGAGGACACCACCGCGATGCCAACACGGATACGCTCGGTGGCGCTCAGTGCGATCGCCGAGGCCGCGATACCGCCGAGGAAGAAGTAGTCCTCGGGGATCCACAGTTCGCCGAATCCGTTGGCCTCCACCCACTGCGTCAGCGACGCAATATCCTCCGGGGGCGTGGTGCTGCCCAGCAGAACTCCCAGCCGCCTGCCGTCGACCTCGGTGTTAGCGCTCAACGTTGTCATCTCCTGCTTCCTCGACGATCTCAATTGCTCCAACGGGACACGTGTCAGCCGCGCGCACAACAGCGGCGTGCAGCTCCGCTCTGGGCCGTTCGTCGAGCAGCGTCACCCAGCCCTCGGGCGTGTTTCCGAAGACCTCACCCGCCGCGCGCTGGCAGCTTCCATTGGCCATGCAGTGTTCGGATCGGACTATCAGGCGCACGATGTCAGCTCCCTACAGCGTCACTGGGCGGCTCTGCCAGCCGCGGGCCAGGATGTTGTTCGCCCGGCGGACCGCGGGTTGGTCACCACCGGTGAAGTCGGGGAAGCGTTCCAGAATCTTCTCCAGAACCACGAGCCCCTCCATACGAGCCAGCGGTGCACCCACACAGAAGTGGATGCCATGGCTGAACGACAGATGTTTGGAGGCATCGCGGGTGATGTCGAAGACGCCCGGATCGGAGAACTGCCGCGGATCGCGGTTGGCTCCCGCGATCACCTGGAAACACATCTGACCGCTTCGTATCTGCTGACCGCCGTACTCGGCATCGTGGACCGCCTTGCGGAAGTTGAGGTGAAACGGCGGATCGAACCGCAGCATCTCCTCGATGGCGACGGGAATCAGCGACGGGTCCTCCCGCAACTGGTGTTTGACGTCCGGGTTGTCGATCAGGATTGACATCGCGCTGCCGATCAACGACGTCGTGGTGTCGTTGCCCGCAGCAAGCAGAAGCGTGACCTGGGAGATGATCTCCTCGTCGGTCAGCAGCTCTCCGCCGTCGGCCTCGGTGGTCGCGATCAGCGTGATCAGGTCGTCCTGGGGGTCGGCCCTACGTCGGGCCACCAGGTCCGCGAGGTAGTCCATCATCTCCAGCGAGACGCGGATCGACTGGTCACGAAGCTGGCCCTGCACACCCGGGTCGAGTGTTCTGCCGTATGCCTCGGACCACTCCCGCAGCTGAGCCCACTTGTCCTTGGGCACACCGAGAATCGACGCGATCACGGCGACCGGGATGTCGGCGGCAAGATGGGGCATGACGTCCACCACCTGGCCGGGCCGGTATCTGTCCAGCACCTCGTCTGCGACGTCCTCCATGGATGACCGCCACCGCTTGATCGCCGGCTTGGTGAACGCGTGCCGGAAGATGGAGCGGATCCGGGTGTGCACGGGAGGATCCTGAAATATGAACTGGCGAGAGCTGATTGAGATGAAGCGGCGGTGCTCTGCGTCATCGGGGTCATGAACTCCCGGCGCACCGTCGAAGAACGTGTCGCTGGAGAACGCCTCATGCCGGGAGACCATGGAGCGGACGTCGTCGTAGCGACTGAGCACCCACCCGCCCAACACGTCCGACCAGTGCACTCCGGTACCGATCTCGCGCAACTGCTCATAGAGCGGGAACGGATCGGCGACACCGCCGAGAACCAGATCTCGCACTATTGCCGCAGCATCGGTGTCCTCAACCGCACTTACCACTGAAACCTCCACGACTGTGCCTGAAACCGTTCTGCCCATGCGGGTTACGTCAAGAGTCCCTCGCGACGGCGTCGACCCGCATCCGTAGAGTCCGCAGATTCGCTACGTATGTAGGGGGTGTCGACGTTGCGTACCGGCCGTGAAACGTCAACGGCGACCACCCGATGTCGGGTGGTCGCCGTTGACGCGCGGGATGTCAGCTGCCTGCCGGAACCAGCATCTCCTGCCAGGTCTGTCCTGTCGCGCCTTGACCCAGATTCGACTGGGTGTAGACCCGACCGTCGGGGCCGACGTAGCTGCCGGTGGCAGGATCGTAGGTGACTGCCGCGAGGGGCGGCGGCGGCTGTGCAGGCACTGGGTTGATCGGCATCTGCGGAACCGCTTGACCCGAGAGCGTGGCGTTCGGGTCACCCTTCCAGTTGGCCCCGTCGTTGAGCGGGACGTACTCCTGGTCGCTCTCGCACATGTCCACAGTCGGTGCGCGCTTACCGGGAACAGTCAGGCAGGGAGTGTTTCTCGCACCACGCACGGCGAGGTACGGATGGTCCTGCGGCACACGGCAGTACAGTGCTCCCGTGGTGCGCTCGGGATAGTCCTCGTGAGCCGGTGCCCGCTGCTGCTGCGCGGGCAGATACCCCGTGTTGCAGGGCGGCGGCAGGTTGAGGTTGAGGTTGAAGTCCAGATACATGCCCCGATAGTCCTGTTTGGTGTGCAGGTTGCCGACGGCTAGCGCCCCCATCATCGCGGTGGCCTGCGGCAACAACACCAGAAGCTGCTCGATCGCCGGCTGGTAGGCGATCGCCACCTGTTCCAGGCTGACCAGGTTGGCCAGCAGCACTGGCAGCGTGGGGCGAACGCGCTCGAACAACTGCCTGACCTCGTCAGCTGTCGCCGCGCCATTGCGCAGGACACCCTCGACGGAGTCGTTGTGATCGCGCAGTTCACCGGTGATGGCAGCCAGGTTCGCCGCCCACGATTGAATCGCACCCGATGTCGCAATCTGCGAGTCCAGGACCGGTTTGGACTGTTCGATCAATGTCACCATCGGTTCGAGTTCTCGATGGGCGTCGATGGCCAGCTGGGTGCTGCCCTTCACGATCCGGGACAGCTCCGGCCCCAACCCGCCTATCGCCGTGTAACTCTCGTCGATCACGGTCTTCAAGTTGTCCTGCGGGATCGCGGCCAAACCACGGTTCGTCGCGTCCAACAGGCTGTTGATGCTCGGCGGCACCGAGGCGCGGGACGCGGGGATCACATCGCCGTCCCGCAGCGGTGCAGATGCACCGTCGCGTGGCAACAGAGCGACATAGAGTTCCCCGATGGCCGACTGACTGTGGACCTCGGCATCCACATCCGAGGGAATCCGGAACTGCGAGTCGAGAACCAGCTCGGCCTCGGCACCGGTGTCGGTGAGGCGTACCTCCCCAACCCGGCCCACCTCGGTTCCGCGATACGTGACGTTGCCGCGCTCGTAGAGTCCACCTGCCTGAGGCAGTTCGACGGTGACGGTGTACCGACCGATGCCGAACAACTGCGCAGGCAGGTTCATGTAGCCACCGGCCATCAGGGCGACCGACGCGACGGCCAGCACCGTGAAGATCGCCAGCTGAATCCTGGCAAGACGATTCAGGTGCATGTCAGGGCCCCTGGTCGGCTTGGTACGGAACGATGAGTGGATTGCCTGCGGTGGCCGGGCTCGGCATCTGACCGATGGTGCGCCCCCATTGCATCTCCAGCCTCGTGAGGGCGCCCTCGAACCGCGTGCCGGTGAGCAGCGATGTGTCGAGCCGGCTGAGGGTCAAGTCGAATATCGCGGTGAGGTTCGCATAATCGCCCCGCAGCCAATTGAGCACACCCTCCTTGGGCCACGGGAACGTCGAGAACAGCGACAGCGAGCGGGTGAGCGCGGGACCGGCATCGGCAAGGGCGGCGAGCACGGGTCCGATATCCGCCAGCTCGGCCACCAGCGACTCCTCAGTTCTGGTGATCGAATCTGCTGCCAGCGCGCTGAACTCGCCGAACTGGTCCAGTGCCTCGACCAACTGCTCGCGATCGTCCTTGAGTACCTCGAGAGCTTGCGGAATCGTCTGTAACGCCCTGTCGAGCACCGGCTTCCGTGCCGCGAACCGGCCCGTGAGCTGGTTCAGGCTCTCGGTGGCGGCGAGGATATCGTCCTTCTGTCCGTCCAGATGGCCGATGAACTCGTCGAACTGCTCGATGAGGCCGCGGAGCTCCTGTTCCCGGCCGGCGAAGGCGATGCTGAACGCTCGCGTGATGTCATGAACCTGGCCCAGTCCCCCACCGTTGAGGAGCATCGACGCCGCCGCCAGCGTCTGTTCGGTGCTGGGGTACGCGCCGGTGCGGTCGAGCTGGATCAACGATCCCTCGTGGAGCTCGCCCCGTGGCGGTTCGTCGACGGGCGGGGCGATCTCGATGTGCAGCGAACCGAGCAGGCTGGTTTGGCCGACCCTCACCGTGACGTTCTCCGGCAGGGTGACACCGCCGTCGAGCCGCATCGTGACGAGAGCGTGCCAGCCCTGACGCGCGATTCCGGTGACACTTCCCACCGTCACGTCAGCGACGCGTACCCGGGAGTTCTCCGCGATGTTCGAGACGTTGGCCAGTTGCGCCTGCACTTCGAAGGATCCCGGCCCCCAGCCCTGCGTGCCGGGCAGCCGAACCGAGTTGAGTCCCCGCCAGTCACAGCCAGTTGTCATCACGAGGATCACCGCGAGCACCGCGCACAGGTACCCGCGTGTGCTGCTCACGAGCCACCTCCCTGCGCCGGCACCATCAAGCCGGGCAGGCCGTCGGCGGGATTCGTCGCCACCGATTCCGCTGCGAGCGGTGGCGGTGGCACTGGACGGTGATCGGGGCGCATCCAGTCCTCGCTGTAGGTCAGCTCGTTGGGTCGGGCCGCCGCGTTGACGAACGGGTTCAGCCCGATCGGCGGGAAGTTGAACTGCCGGTTCTTCATGATCGGGGCCAGGTACTGCACACAGAGTTTCGCCGACTGTTCGGCACCCATACGTGACGCGGCCTGGACCGCCCCGCAGATGAACTGAATCGGATTGGCGAAGTTGTTGAGCGCCAAGGCCCCTGTGAGCGCTGAATGCGTGGGCTCGTAGATGTTGATGAGGTTCTGAAACGTGGTCGGCGCGAGGTGCAGCACCTGCTTGATGTCGCCAGTGCTGTCGGCCAGAGCCTGAGCCACAGAGCCCAGCTTCTCCGACGAGACACCAAGCGCCTCACGATGTTCGGCCACGAACGACGCGACGTCTCGGGTTGCGGCGTTCAGACCGTCGACGGCCTCGCCGATCTGGTCAGGCTGGTCGGCCAGAAGTCCCGTTGCGGCGGCAAGGTTGACGTTGAGCTCCCTCATCAGCTCGGTGCTCGACTGCAGTGCCGACACCAGGGCGGCCAGATTCTTGACCGTGCCGAAGATGTCGGTGCTGTGATCGCCGAGTGCGGAGAGTACGCGGGACAGCTCGATGACCGCCTCCCGAATGTCGTGGCCGCGCCCGCGCAGGTTATCGGCCGCGGTGTCGATGAACGCGCCAAGCGGGCTGACACCGTCGGGTCCCGGTTGCAGGCTGGCGCTGAGCCTCTCCAGTTGGATCCGGAAGTCATCCCACTCCACCGGTACCGCGGTGCGGTTCTGCGGAATGACCGCGCCGTCCGTCATCTCGGCACCACCGGTGTACGCGGGAGTGAGCTGGATCGCCCTTGAGGTGATCAGCTGTGGTGACAGGATGACCGCATTGGCCTCGGCGGGCACCTTGTGCCTGCGGTCGAACCAGAACGTGATCTTGGACCGTTCCGGCTGCGGCTCAATGGTTTCGACACTTCCGATCCGCACGCCGAGCATCACGACGTCGTCGCCGGGAAAGATCCCGTTGCTGTTGTCGAAGTACGCGGTGACCTGCATGCGGGCGTTCGTGGTCAGTGCCCCGATCAGCGCCACCGACCCGGCCATCAGGGTGACCGCGAGCAGCGCGGCCAGGGAGACACGCATATGGCGACGCGTGATCACGGTGCACCGCCGATGTCGCGTGGGCCGTGTTCTGCCGGGGGGCCTGGTGGCGGGCCACCTGGGGGCGGTGCGGGAAGCGGCTCCCGATACGGATAGCGGGGGTCACCCGGGTTCCCGGTGATCGCCTCGGGCAGCGTCATATTCGGCGGTCCACCCTGACCGGTACGCGGATACGGCACCGGCAGTGCCGGTGTGCCGGGCTGGCCGACCTGCGGGTCGTGAAGCTCGGTCGGTGCAAGCACGTTCGGGTCGAGACCCAGATCCGAGAATGCCGCGTCGATGAACGGTTGCACGAACTGGCCGGGCAACAGGTTGGAGAGGTATGCCTTGAAGAACGGGCCGGAGGCCACCGAGTCGCCGAGCGACATGGCGTAGCGGTGCAACATCGGGATGACCTGTTGGATCTGATCCCTGTGGTTGTCGACGATCGCCAACACACCGTTGATCCGCTCTAGCGCAGGTCCCAGCTCCGCCTTGTTGTCTGCGACGAATCCGGACATCTGGCGGGTCGCGACACCGATGTTGTTGGCCACCTGGTCCAGGGCCGCACTCTGGACTCGCAACGCAGCCAGTATGGCGTTGGTCTGCGATATGAGGCGCACTACCTGGTCGGTGCGCTGGGCGAGCACTCCGGTGGCGGCCTCTGCGTTCTCCAGCAGGCTCCGCAGCTGCGCATCGCGTTCGCCGAGCGTGCGCGAGAAGCGGGCCACGCCATCGACGGCGATCCGAAGATCCGGCGGGGTGTCACGAAAGGCGTCGGTCAAGGTCGCCAGGGACTGGTTGAGTTGGTCGACATCCAATCCGCCCACCACGTCGGCGAGGTCGCCGAGCGCCTCCGGAAGTTGGTAGGCGGGTGTCGTGCGATCCATCGAGATGGCTCCACTCAGCTCTCCGTCGCCGCGGGGCGTCACCTCCAGGACCTTCGAGCCGAGAAGGCTCTTGGT from Mycolicibacterium sp. YH-1 harbors:
- a CDS encoding MCE family protein, with product MRVSLAALLAVTLMAGSVALIGALTTNARMQVTAYFDNSNGIFPGDDVVMLGVRIGSVETIEPQPERSKITFWFDRRHKVPAEANAVILSPQLITSRAIQLTPAYTGGAEMTDGAVIPQNRTAVPVEWDDFRIQLERLSASLQPGPDGVSPLGAFIDTAADNLRGRGHDIREAVIELSRVLSALGDHSTDIFGTVKNLAALVSALQSSTELMRELNVNLAAATGLLADQPDQIGEAVDGLNAATRDVASFVAEHREALGVSSEKLGSVAQALADSTGDIKQVLHLAPTTFQNLINIYEPTHSALTGALALNNFANPIQFICGAVQAASRMGAEQSAKLCVQYLAPIMKNRQFNFPPIGLNPFVNAAARPNELTYSEDWMRPDHRPVPPPPLAAESVATNPADGLPGLMVPAQGGGS
- a CDS encoding nuclear transport factor 2 family protein is translated as MTESDSAAILAVHNAWLAANVDLVAESMLGFFPSGDDTYLQFNLNGFTYHGALDKARLWRNLNGIGARISRIGDTAAPVVQVFGDVALLTSEGECEIMLPAPSGVLESSGVVRFRNTEFYRRDDGEGSPDWRIWHMHVSEAAAADALKYATE
- a CDS encoding alpha/beta fold hydrolase gives rise to the protein MTAVFESRTVPGPSGPLAVTHSGGNAGRTAVVLVHPINTAGVVWRQVMPALDLPVVALDLRGHGRSGLRGPFTIEEGYVPDVLAVLDTLGLDTVHLVGGSLGGSISLALAALHPQRVHSVTTFGSTLGTGVPQAAIEQMVAELAAAGSQRYFADLVPKVVGPAYRGAPSLDETISAAGGRPEPTVAAILRAAFAADIRHLASRVQAPVLGVGGTADPTCPPEMTEEIAAATGGVPVVLDGIGHLPMVEAPARVAELINQHTAAEDR
- a CDS encoding cytochrome P450 translates to MVSAVEDTDAAAIVRDLVLGGVADPFPLYEQLREIGTGVHWSDVLGGWVLSRYDDVRSMVSRHEAFSSDTFFDGAPGVHDPDDAEHRRFISISSRQFIFQDPPVHTRIRSIFRHAFTKPAIKRWRSSMEDVADEVLDRYRPGQVVDVMPHLAADIPVAVIASILGVPKDKWAQLREWSEAYGRTLDPGVQGQLRDQSIRVSLEMMDYLADLVARRRADPQDDLITLIATTEADGGELLTDEEIISQVTLLLAAGNDTTTSLIGSAMSILIDNPDVKHQLREDPSLIPVAIEEMLRFDPPFHLNFRKAVHDAEYGGQQIRSGQMCFQVIAGANRDPRQFSDPGVFDITRDASKHLSFSHGIHFCVGAPLARMEGLVVLEKILERFPDFTGGDQPAVRRANNILARGWQSRPVTL
- a CDS encoding LLM class flavin-dependent oxidoreductase translates to MTTLSANTEVDGRRLGVLLGSTTPPEDIASLTQWVEANGFGELWIPEDYFFLGGIAASAIALSATERIRVGIAVVSSMVRHPALLGMEVATLARAFPGRFAPGVGHGVPAWTAQMALTVRSPMSALRETLTGLRALLDGKTVSAEGNVHSFAEVTLTHPPAERVPIYTGVLGDKGIALTGALADGLVVSVLATPEYVAATRAKLDAAAAEAGRQERPEVVVLCAINVTRDPAEATAAREQIKPALAFYLAASGPNPLLGSIGGNDQLSDMLSRGGAEVVLAEMPEHWVDALSVTGTPQQAAAAFSRLFDAGADKVIVVPIVEASGRESLAAVASILSNSLLTQREPI
- a CDS encoding DUF1028 domain-containing protein, giving the protein MTYSIVARDPSTGELGIGSQSHFFGVGRLVGWGETGVGVVATQAFVNVDYGPHAVDAMRSGSSAQEAVDAVTAADPLSAYRQLGVVDATGLAVSYTGERCAPAAGGLVGDGVAVQGNMLACPQVYHDMLSAYADSKGELAERILAAMAAAEAAGGDIRGSQSAVLTVFGAQRSERPWQHVLVDIRVDDHADPVAELARLLPRQRAFDVIGDVIFAQDLMIGPYRNVAPDTLHDKLSSLSDAADLLGPDNREAQFWRAVLMARSGDRDGARGQFAELFTHRPALREFLVGIGPLGFLDDVAGYL
- a CDS encoding M20 family metallopeptidase; this encodes MTTACAAASAVDESRCAELTAAMVRCDTRNPPGDETAIVPLLADVLAGLGARTEVFEPAPGRTSVLATVAGAGRPAEGRRPVLLINGHLDVVPVVEDDWTLPPFGGVLRGGLLYGRGACDMKGGIAAAIEGMRACFDAGEPPRCDVVFHLVADEETGGRWGTEALMRADRIAADAAIVPEPSELRVCVAERGVLLAEITVTGRAAHGSDPAVGRSAVADAARLASALHQADFGGTPHPLLGSPTCNVGVIRGGTAPNIVASSCILRVDRRVLPGQSERQALAELSALMHRLVPDVECTVEALAFAEASELEADHPFVGLVQSAAESARPVRGLFLGTDARFLRNQLGIPTVVYGPGSMTVAHSHDEYVAVAELAEASRTFAGVFTRFGESLFNKD
- a CDS encoding ferredoxin, translating into MRLIVRSEHCMANGSCQRAAGEVFGNTPEGWVTLLDERPRAELHAAVVRAADTCPVGAIEIVEEAGDDNVER
- a CDS encoding MCE family protein — encoded protein: MHLNRLARIQLAIFTVLAVASVALMAGGYMNLPAQLFGIGRYTVTVELPQAGGLYERGNVTYRGTEVGRVGEVRLTDTGAEAELVLDSQFRIPSDVDAEVHSQSAIGELYVALLPRDGASAPLRDGDVIPASRASVPPSINSLLDATNRGLAAIPQDNLKTVIDESYTAIGGLGPELSRIVKGSTQLAIDAHRELEPMVTLIEQSKPVLDSQIATSGAIQSWAANLAAITGELRDHNDSVEGVLRNGAATADEVRQLFERVRPTLPVLLANLVSLEQVAIAYQPAIEQLLVLLPQATAMMGALAVGNLHTKQDYRGMYLDFNLNLNLPPPCNTGYLPAQQQRAPAHEDYPERTTGALYCRVPQDHPYLAVRGARNTPCLTVPGKRAPTVDMCESDQEYVPLNDGANWKGDPNATLSGQAVPQMPINPVPAQPPPPLAAVTYDPATGSYVGPDGRVYTQSNLGQGATGQTWQEMLVPAGS
- a CDS encoding MCE family protein; protein product: MTTGCDWRGLNSVRLPGTQGWGPGSFEVQAQLANVSNIAENSRVRVADVTVGSVTGIARQGWHALVTMRLDGGVTLPENVTVRVGQTSLLGSLHIEIAPPVDEPPRGELHEGSLIQLDRTGAYPSTEQTLAAASMLLNGGGLGQVHDITRAFSIAFAGREQELRGLIEQFDEFIGHLDGQKDDILAATESLNQLTGRFAARKPVLDRALQTIPQALEVLKDDREQLVEALDQFGEFSALAADSITRTEESLVAELADIGPVLAALADAGPALTRSLSLFSTFPWPKEGVLNWLRGDYANLTAIFDLTLSRLDTSLLTGTRFEGALTRLEMQWGRTIGQMPSPATAGNPLIVPYQADQGP
- a CDS encoding MCE family protein; its protein translation is MKSFSERNSMVIGVIGLAVVAAIVASALQYKKLPFFASGVRHSAYFAEASGLQTGAPVQVAGYKVGEVSSIALDGPRVLVEFDVEKGIRLGERTEAAVKTKSLLGSKVLEVTPRGDGELSGAISMDRTTPAYQLPEALGDLADVVGGLDVDQLNQSLATLTDAFRDTPPDLRIAVDGVARFSRTLGERDAQLRSLLENAEAATGVLAQRTDQVVRLISQTNAILAALRVQSAALDQVANNIGVATRQMSGFVADNKAELGPALERINGVLAIVDNHRDQIQQVIPMLHRYAMSLGDSVASGPFFKAYLSNLLPGQFVQPFIDAAFSDLGLDPNVLAPTELHDPQVGQPGTPALPVPYPRTGQGGPPNMTLPEAITGNPGDPRYPYREPLPAPPPGGPPPGPPAEHGPRDIGGAP